One genomic region from Nocardia vinacea encodes:
- a CDS encoding SRPBCC family protein: MWEYEYSAETAVAPEALWRCWSDVESWPEWNEGLDEIEIDGPFEVGTSFTMTLPGGDTVRMRLVEIEPGELFTDEMDGGDFTVVTEHRLEPAGEGWTRVVYRTEVIGDAADTVGPEIGPAITADFPDVVAALIKTAQALG, encoded by the coding sequence ATGTGGGAGTACGAATACAGCGCGGAGACTGCGGTCGCACCGGAGGCGCTGTGGCGGTGCTGGTCGGATGTGGAGTCCTGGCCCGAATGGAACGAGGGCCTCGACGAGATCGAAATCGACGGCCCGTTCGAGGTTGGCACTTCGTTCACCATGACGCTCCCCGGCGGCGATACCGTGCGCATGCGCCTGGTGGAGATCGAACCCGGCGAACTGTTCACCGATGAAATGGACGGCGGCGATTTCACCGTCGTCACCGAACACCGCCTGGAGCCGGCGGGCGAGGGCTGGACCCGCGTCGTCTACCGGACCGAGGTCATCGGCGACGCCGCCGATACCGTCGGCCCCGAAATCGGTCCGGCGATCACCGCCGACTTCCCGGATGTCGTCGCCGCCCTGATCAAGACGGCGCAAGCGCTGGGCTGA
- the pgi gene encoding glucose-6-phosphate isomerase: MSSDITASAAWRKLHEHHAAVAGRHLREFFAEDPDRGRELIVQVGDLHIDYSKHRVTRETLHLLVELAHEAGIADWRDAMYRGDHINTSEDRAVEHIALRLPEGESVTVDGADAGVEVHEVLRRMGEFTDAVRSGAWRGATGERIKTVVNIGIGGSDLGPDMVHRALRHYADAGIGARFVSNVDPADLLAKLDGLDPATTLFIVASKTFSTLETLTNATAARRWLVAALGEDAVAKHFVAVSTNAERVAEFGIDTANMFGFWDWVGGRYSVDSAIGLSVMATIGKERFAEFLAGMHTVDRHFATEPLDRNGPVLLGLLGIWYSNFFGAESRAVLPYSNDLSRFPAYLQQLTMESNGKSVRADGTPVTTSTGEIFWGEPGTNGQHAFYQLLHQGTRLIPADFIGFAQPTADLPTIDGTGSMHDILMTNLFAQTKVLAFGKTAEEIVAEGTDPKVVPHKVMPGNRPSTTILAPQLTPSVVGQLIALYEHQVFVEGTIWGIDSFDQWGVELGKQQALALAPLLTSPEEPQPQGDSSTDALIGWYRDNR, from the coding sequence GTGAGCAGCGACATCACCGCATCGGCGGCCTGGCGGAAACTGCACGAGCACCACGCCGCCGTCGCCGGACGACACCTGCGTGAATTCTTCGCCGAGGATCCCGACCGCGGCCGCGAGCTGATCGTCCAGGTCGGGGACCTACACATCGACTACAGCAAGCACCGCGTCACCCGGGAAACTCTGCATCTGCTGGTCGAATTGGCACATGAGGCCGGGATTGCCGACTGGCGCGACGCGATGTACCGCGGCGACCACATCAACACCTCGGAGGACCGCGCGGTGGAACATATCGCGCTGCGCCTGCCCGAGGGCGAGTCGGTCACCGTGGACGGCGCGGATGCGGGCGTCGAGGTGCACGAGGTGCTGCGGCGGATGGGCGAATTCACCGACGCGGTGCGCTCCGGTGCATGGCGCGGCGCGACCGGCGAACGCATCAAGACCGTGGTGAATATCGGTATCGGCGGTTCGGATCTCGGCCCGGATATGGTGCACCGCGCACTGCGGCACTATGCCGATGCCGGGATCGGCGCCCGATTCGTCTCGAATGTCGACCCGGCCGACCTGCTCGCGAAACTCGACGGACTCGACCCGGCCACCACGCTGTTCATCGTTGCCTCCAAGACTTTTTCGACGCTGGAGACGCTGACCAATGCCACTGCCGCCCGGCGCTGGCTGGTCGCCGCGCTCGGCGAGGATGCCGTCGCCAAGCATTTCGTGGCCGTCTCGACGAATGCCGAGCGGGTCGCCGAATTCGGCATCGACACCGCGAATATGTTCGGCTTCTGGGATTGGGTCGGGGGTCGCTATTCGGTGGATTCGGCCATCGGCCTTTCGGTGATGGCGACCATCGGCAAGGAGCGCTTCGCCGAATTCCTGGCCGGAATGCACACCGTCGACCGGCATTTCGCGACCGAGCCGCTGGACCGCAACGGTCCGGTACTGCTCGGCCTGCTCGGCATCTGGTACTCGAACTTCTTCGGCGCGGAATCGCGTGCGGTGCTGCCCTATTCGAACGATCTATCGCGCTTTCCGGCCTATCTGCAGCAGCTGACCATGGAGTCCAACGGCAAATCGGTGCGCGCCGACGGCACCCCGGTGACCACCTCGACCGGCGAAATCTTTTGGGGCGAACCGGGAACCAACGGCCAGCACGCCTTCTACCAGCTGCTACACCAGGGCACCCGGCTGATCCCGGCCGATTTCATCGGATTCGCCCAGCCCACCGCTGATCTGCCCACCATCGACGGCACCGGCAGCATGCACGACATCCTGATGACCAACCTGTTCGCGCAGACCAAGGTGCTCGCCTTCGGCAAGACTGCCGAAGAGATCGTGGCCGAGGGCACCGATCCGAAGGTGGTGCCGCACAAGGTGATGCCGGGCAATCGGCCGAGCACCACCATCCTCGCGCCGCAGCTCACCCCCTCGGTGGTCGGCCAATTGATCGCGCTCTACGAACACCAGGTATTCGTCGAGGGCACCATTTGGGGCATCGACAGCTTCGACCAGTGGGGCGTGGAACTCGGTAAGCAGCAGGCGCTCGCGCTTGCCCCCTTGCTGACGTCTCCGGAAGAGCCGCAGCCGCAAGGGGACTCGTCCACCGACGCCCTGATCGGCTGGTACCGCGACAACCGCTGA